The nucleotide window CCCGAACGTATCGTCCTCCCTGACGGTTATATGCACATAGATATCCCCATGTTCCCCGCCGTTAGTCCCGGCCTCTCCTTCTCCCGCCAGACGTATTCGCATGCCGGAGTCTATTCCCGCGGGTATATCGACCTTTATCTTCTTGGTCACTTCCTCAAGTCCTTTTCCATGACAAACCGGACACGGGTCCTTGATGACCTTACCTGTCCCCCCACAGCCCGGGCACGCGCTCATTATGCTTATGAAGCCTCCTGACTGCCTTATCCTGCCCGATCCGCCGCACCTGGAACAAGTGGTCTTCTTCGAGCCCTTTTTTGCTCCCGTACCACCGCATTCCCCGCAGTTCTCGTATTTCCGCACTTTTATCTCTTTATTGGCCCCGTGTACCGCTTCCATGAAATCAAGCCCCAGTGAAAACTCCAGGTCTCTTCCCCTCATGGGCCCGTTATAGGCCGTTCCCGACCCGAAGCCGAACATATTCTCGAATATATCCCCGAATCCGCCACCGAAGACCTGGCTGAAGATATCTGAAGCGTCGTGGAACCCGCTGAAACCTCCGTTCTCGAAAGCCCCTGCCCCGAACCGGTCATACCTGTGTCTTTTGTCCGGATCGGAAAGCACCTCATAGGCATGGGATATCTCCTTGAACTTCTCCTCGGCTTCCTTATTGCCGGGATTCTTGTCCGGATGATATTTAAGCGCGAGCTTTCTGTACGCGCTCTTTATCTCGGCAGCGGAAGCTTCTCTCGAGACCTCCAGCACACCATAATAATCTTCTGTCATGAATACCTCTGCCAAACACAAAGGGGCAACCTTCGACCATCGCGTCGGGAAGTTGCCCCCGCTGTTAACGATCAACTATCACTTGTTCTCTTTATCGTCGTTCACTTTATAATCGGCGTCAACCACATCCTCTTTCTTGTCACCCGAGGCGTCTTCCGCTCCCTGGGCGGACGGACCTCCCTGGGCCTGCGCCTGTGCCTGCGCGTCCTTGTATATCTTCTCGGATATCTTATGGCTCGCCTGCATGAGCTCTTCCTGGGCTTTTTTCATCGTTTCCGCGCTGTCGGACGTGAGTGCTTGACGGGCTTTTTCCACTGCCTCAGCCACCTTTTTCTTCTCGTCCTCGGACACTTTGTCCCCATACTCTTTTACCGCTTTTTCCACGCTGTATATAAGCGAGTCCAGCTGGTTCCGGGCCTCTATGAGCTCCTTCTTCTTCTTGTCCTCTTCCTCATGCGATTTGGCGTCCTGTTTCATCTTTTCTATTTCCTCTTTTGACAATCCGCTGGAAGATTCTATGCGTATCGACTGTTCTTTTCCCGTCGCCTTGTCTTTAGCCGAAACATGCACTATACCGTTAGCGTCTATATCAAAAGTCACTTCGATCTGGGGTATACCACGCGGAGCCGGAGGGATATCCGTAAGGTCAAAACGCCCGAGCGTCCTATTCCCTGAAGCCATTTCCCTTTCCCCCTGGAGCACGTGTATGGAGACCGCCGGCTGGTTATCCGCGGCGGTCGAGAACACCTGGCTCTTTTTGGTCGGGATAGTGGTATTCCTCTCTATGAGCTTTGTCATCACTCCGCCTAGCGTCTCTATCCCCAGCGAA belongs to Candidatus Omnitrophota bacterium and includes:
- the dnaJ gene encoding molecular chaperone DnaJ — encoded protein: MTEDYYGVLEVSREASAAEIKSAYRKLALKYHPDKNPGNKEAEEKFKEISHAYEVLSDPDKRHRYDRFGAGAFENGGFSGFHDASDIFSQVFGGGFGDIFENMFGFGSGTAYNGPMRGRDLEFSLGLDFMEAVHGANKEIKVRKYENCGECGGTGAKKGSKKTTCSRCGGSGRIRQSGGFISIMSACPGCGGTGKVIKDPCPVCHGKGLEEVTKKIKVDIPAGIDSGMRIRLAGEGEAGTNGGEHGDIYVHITVREDDTFGRKGYDILYAAPVTFPRLALGGEIEVPGIDGNEKLQIPAGTQNGEVFRIKGKGVSKLDGKGRGDQLVKVLIKVPVTLTKEEKELLRKLDSNKEVPKSGEKKSFVDKVKDIFEK